In Drosophila teissieri strain GT53w chromosome 2R, Prin_Dtei_1.1, whole genome shotgun sequence, the following proteins share a genomic window:
- the LOC122614076 gene encoding uncharacterized protein LOC122614076, protein MLSKILRKYGTLNLFGNHHPHNNHPRSPSNRTPGCGCGFTSDPQQIRRGIHDWNRRSAAHHERRKIIPKLVYLHNPWKYLVTKFNLWKLKWLWDRDFSEPDFLEGAKQAAIVMTDIIRHQSADKISEYTTPVGFQQITRDMLLSRNDTRLQLVRFEREHLRRAIPMKVATRQNFGRKYAFIDMLFVGLRNTKDFDTATEVVEVSEIIRRMDNELKTPPEVVSVPHRIVFAEIFIRFRRDYTADARKGVNLSFSAPTAPEPVGSAKPLQTPFIQSAMDPMKSAQTPSTSTSAALPQTGRILQRMDDVGWSVSFYKILTFDVLNYDPQHKRHQHPSDDKP, encoded by the coding sequence CAAAAATTCTACGTAAATATGGCACACTGAACTTGTTCGGCAACCACCATCCGCACAACAACCATCCGCGAAGTCCCAGCAATCGGACAccaggatgcggatgcggattcaCATCGGATCCACAGCAGATCCGCCGCGGAATACACGACTGGAATCGGCGCAGTGCGGCGCACCACGAGCGCCGTAAGATCATTCCGAAGCTGGTGTATCTGCACAATCCGTGGAAGTACCTGGTGACCAAGTTCAATCTGTGGAAGCTCAAGTGGCTCTGGGACCGCGACTTCAGCGAGCCGGACTTCTTGGAGGGCGCCAAGCAGGCGGCGATCGTCATGACGGACATCATCCGGCATCAGAGTGCCGACAAGATCAGCGAGTATACAACGCCGGTCGGCTTCCAGCAGATCACCCGGGACATGCTCCTCTCGCGGAACGACACGCGGCTCCAGCTGGTCAGGTTCGAGCGGGAGCACCTGCGCCGAGCGATTCCCATGAAGGTGGCCACGCGGCAGAACTTCGGCCGGAAGTACGCCTTCATCGACATGCTCTTTGTGGGCCTGCGGAACACCAAGGACTTTGACACGGCCACCGAGGTGGTGGAGGTCAGCGAGATCATCCGCCGCATGGACAACGAGCTCAAGACACCGCCAGAAGTCGTCTCCGTTCCGCATCGCATTGTTTTCGCCGAGATCTTCATACGCTTCAGAAGGGACTACACGGCCGATGCCAGAAAGGGTGTCAACTTGTCCTTCAGTGCACCCACAGCTCCAGAGCCCGTCGGCAGTGCAAAGCCACTGCAGACACCCTTCATCCAGTCGGCCATGGATCCCATGAAGTCCGCCCAGACTccatccacgtccacgtccgcGGCACTGCCGCAAACGGGCAGGATCCTGCAGCGCATGGACGACGTGGGCTGGTCGGTGTCCTTCTACAAGATCCTGACCTTCGACGTCCTCAACTACGATCCGCAGCACAAGCGGCACCAGCACCCGTCCGACGACAAGCCTTAG